The genome window AAACAGATGATGCAGATGGTCCATGAGTACATGAACTTACCTCCGGACATCGTGCTGAGAGAGACGGGCACACAAGAGTACGAGGCAGATGTGGTGGTTTTAGAGCAGCGCGGTAAGAACACTCGTCTTTTTCCTCCCACGATGTCAACAGAACACACTTAAGTGAGGCAAactgacactcactcacttgttgTGCGTTTTTTGAATCAGGGGTACGAGAGGACAACAGGCTGCTCGCACAATGTGCGCTCCACCTCCGACAGTACAATGACGCGCTGCTTATTAACGACACGCTGCGGATGGTGGATGCTTACGAATCCTTAGAGCAATTCTACGTCATAAAGTCGACCAAGGTCATCGATCCAACGGATGACTTCCTGGTGCAGCTTTTTTTTGGtgggaaaagcaaaacaattagTCAATTGTCTCAGAATTTCCATTTGTGCCCCAAGCTCACAGTGCTATCTTCAGCAGACATACAGAAACTCCCACTGTCCTTCTTACACAGAGAACCAGGTGCACTTGAGGAAACTGTCCAAGGATCCTCGCTATGAGAACCCGAAGATGGCCAAACTCGAGAGTGTTCTGCTCAAACAGTTTCGTCCAGGGGTGCAGGCGAGGGGGATCCTCTTCAGTAAAACACGTAAAAGCACCCACTGCCTCGATGACTGGGTGGGCACCAATAGAGCCTTACAGGAAGCTGGCGTCAAGGCAGACATTCTGACGGGGGCAGGCAATGGCAGCACTTACATGACACAGGTGTGCTGACGTATGATCTTCACCTTTTTGGTATGTAATCGTCCAAGTTCATTTGCTTTACTCTtctatgactgtgtgtgtgtctctgtagcGCGAGCAGTTGGACACGATCAAACAATTCCGCCAGGGGTCTCTCAACCTGCTGATCTCCACCACGGTGGGAGAGGAAGGCATTGACATTCCTGAATGCAATCTGGTGGTGCGCTATGGCCTGCTTACAAACGAGATTGCCCAGCAGCAGGCCAGAGGACGAGCCAGAGCCGCAGACAGCCAGTATTCAGTGGTCGCCTTGAAAGGTGGAAGGGAAGAACGCAGGGAGATCACCAATGAGCATCTGGAAGAACTGACTGCAGAAGCAATCGCTCAGGTCCAAGTTATGAGCATCCAACGGTTTCGCAGCAAGGTGAGGGTGTGCTACTTGGTGAAAGCACTTTCACTGCTCAGTGCTTCTACTATAacatttcattctctctctctagaTAGCTGAAATACAGGAAGAGGCAGTTCTTAAGAGAAGAATGGCAGAGCGCTGTAAAATAATTAAGAAGAGTCGCCACGCTGCTGCAAGTGTCCAGCTCCTGTGTCGAAACTGCTTCAAGTCTGTGGCCAGCGGCAGTGACATTCAACTCATCGACAACGCGCACTATGTTAATGTCAATCCTGACTTTGAGTGAGTTAATCCTCTTGCTGTATAAGAATTTGTCCAATTTCAGGCCAAACTTTTCCAATGGTGACTCGTCTTTGTTCTCAGGAAACACTACAAAGTCGGCGGGCAGGTACGGTTAGCAAAGAAGTTTCAGGACTGGGAGCCCGGACGTATAATCAGTTGCAATAACGGCAACTGCAACAAGGTACAGTGGACCCGTGGACAGTTATCATCAAAAGGTCCTGCTCAAAGCACTTTGTCCATCATGTTCTTTTGTAAATTCACAGGATTGGGGATTTGAGATTAAGTACAAGGAGGTCGCACTCCTGCCCAATCTAGCCATTAACAACTTTGCCCTGGAGACTCCTGATGGCAGGATGACCGCCAAGAAGTGGAAGAATGTCCAATTTACTGTTGAGGACTTCAGCTTTCAACAATACTGCCAAGAGAACTTCCCTGACCTCATtgactgaacaaaaacaacaagaacatgtGCAGGTGCTTTTTTGATCTTTGCTTTTATTCCAGTCTAATGGTATTTGAGGATCTCCTTCTTGTTGAAAGTGCttcatactataatatatatatatatatatatatatatatatatgtacatacagtatatatatatatatatatatatatatatgcatacaatAAATGCTATTCAAAAATGAGCTCCACACATTCTAGCCTTTGCTCATGCTGAGGCAGGGCcactgaggcagcagtgtgtgtgtgtgtgtgtgtgtgctaaatgCCCATTACACATCGATCATGCTTGAAATTAGCGTGACAGCTTTGTTTATGCCCACGGTCTTTGCTCCCGTTGCGTGGATGTGCGTGCGTTTGTCACGGTCCATCTCAGGCCGAGCACAGAAACAAAGCACAAAATGAATTTTGCCGCAACGCGAAGCTTAACCCTCGTGAACACTTTGACGTGTTACTGATGAAGGCGCTAACAAGAAAGAAGTTTTTGGattgaaaaatattatttattagagTCCACTCCGCTGATGTTCTGTTAGATACTGATTCGTGTAACTAAGACGTCAGTTTTAACATTCATGTCCCATGCATTCATTTTAACGCCTTGTTGTGCGCTGCTTTGTACCAGACAATAATCATTTATAGAAACAAATCAACTTGAAATGAAATCAGAAGACACTGAAATCAACATTCCTCTTGACCTACTAAACAGACGACATCATGATGAGTTTGCCTCTATCAGCCACTAGGTGTCAGTGTTGGTTCACCAGTGTTAACGCAGACACTTCCTCTTTTACCTTTGTAACCTTTACTTATAATATGATCAGACCAGAAGGGAGATTTAATCCCCAAAATGATAATTCTCAGAGGTTCTTATGTCGGGGGGAGTCTGAATCCCCAGCAGTGCAGGTGATGCGGAGGATGAGAGAAATAGTTGTGTAATTCTCTCTTCTCAACCACTTGGCTGATAAACACTTGTGCAAGGCACTTtatctccagctctgcttcacTGGAGTGGCCATTTTGCCCATAGTGCGAGATGACCTCCAAGTTAGTGCGTCTGTCACACACCggatagaaaaaaaagtcaatcgTTTACAGGAAAGAAAGTCAGTTACAGcgagtgttttcatgtgttcaggGTCTGATATTGTATATAATATACTGTCATATCTTCTGTCACATCCAATAATAAAGAAACCACAATGTCAACACCACAGAGTTCTCATTAAGGATCTCAAAATGTGTGCTGAAAGTTGCTTGTTCCAGCTGCTGCTTACTCACCGGTGGATCAATACATCTGAACCGTCGTCGAGAAGGAGCAAAAAAGACCGTTGAACAAACTCCATTCAAAGATACATAACGGGGAAATTAtcggggggggtggggggggggggggggatcagaCACCTAATCAGTTGTgattttgctgctgcttttgtttacaCAGATGTATCAGTATTCATTTCAGGATGGCAGCTCTATGAGACagatctttttccttttttttatatactcaTTAAAACAGTGTCTTGTGCATCTCTGGACATGACATGAGGAGGTCAGTGTCGCATGTGTTTTAATCCTTTCAAATCTGAAGGCCGGAGTCACTCAGAGCTGCCATGGACGTAGTAATCTGCTCTGGTGTCGTGGCTCAGTCAgacgcagacagacaggcagagaggagcCGTACAGTTTGTGATTCACTGTGATCAGGCTCAGGTTCTATAATCAACACTGATTACTTCCTTTCACTTTCCAGCTCGACACCCCCGTGCATCTTAATTGCAATTAGCTCTCTTCTGAAATTAAAGAAGCTTGGAGTGATTGAGCGTTTGGATGATAACgtggtgcatttgtgtgtttctgtgtttgtgtgtttgtgtgtgcgtgcaggtgtGTTTAGACGATGCAATCAAAGAACAGGCTCCTTGTCAGTTGTATCTAGGGCGCGTCGTCTGCCTACTGTACATCTGATACAGTCGGCGGCTTCATGAGCCGCATCCGTGTGGAGTTTGGGAAGGAATGGAAGGAAATTGGAGTAAATGTGTCACAGGAAATATTTTTGTTAGCACATAATACGTGTTGTACGTTATTTTCAGTCACAAAAccagtttatatatgtattagATTTTCGGGGGAAGAAGATGAACAGAAACTTAAAGTGGACCAAAAATTGTGTCTCAATTATGTCAGCCTCTGCGAAATAGAGGAAATTAATGTTTGATTATCTAATAATGACTGTAATCATTGCATTGCTTGTTGTAGCCTCTGCACTGTGAGAACCTGCTGATTCTTCGGTTATGTATGAGACAAAAAGGACCATCTTTGAttgagtttttctattttctaacattttaatgttaaaaacacaaatagaaatgttATCCGTATGTACTAGCAACCTCTTTAAATAGTACATATTTACTTAAATTCATTTATTGCAGATTCAGATCATCAACTTTTTGATGATCtggaaaaaaactaataaaaattaTGATGAAaagagtttattttctttactaaCTAATCAGTAAATCCTTCTCTactctactgtgtgtgtttgccaggTCATTTAACCTGACTGGCTATTTGTAATCAAAGCTGGGTGATTGACCTCAACTGTTCTAGACAGTTGAAACAGAGAGACGTCCCCTTTGCCGAGTTCTCCTTCACAGAGaacctcagaaaagaagaaaagggtgATTTATATTCTGTAGGTATTTCAGCTgttcaacacaaaacaaactgagCGAGCGAACAGGATTTAATGCAGGATGCAGCGCAGTGTGACACTTCCATTGTTGGCACTTGGCTGAGCTCAGTCGCCTGTAAGTGTTTCCAAATTACCTGTGAATTGGCAGTTTATTTGTTACCTAcacatattttacttttatagCTGTAGCCATGGGTGCACTCGTAACACTAAACAGCTTGTTGGGTGTTGTTAAATTAACACATCCctcttcagacacacacagaggaagtgtGGTGGCGTCGGGTTTGGTACGCGCGCAGGTGTCTCAGGCGTCGTATTGATGACGGGTTTTGCTCACGGCTCTCAAACACAACCGGAGGTTTCTTGTTGGAATTGATCAGGTGGAATCTGCCTGAAGCATGAAAAAGTTAAGGGCTGTGTGCCGTGGTTTTTGTGCTGCTATAGCAACCATGGCCTTGTttcgtttgttgttgttgttgttgttgttgttgtgtggatTAGGGCCCCTGCAGGGTAATGATCTGCTGCCGGGGCCCCTGTTGTACTGATTTTATCCGACATACCGTGAAAGACTGACATTTCCTGTCATAACAGACGTACATTTGCACACAGTGAGTTTGGTGAGTAGGTCTAAATGTCTTCATGAATGTATGCTtattaaagcaaataaatatgAGAATTTTCCgctgtaatattatatatattattttaatttaatgactATTACGAGGTGCCCTTTTTTCACTTGAGCCCCTGCCCCCGAAAATGTCTGTTCACGCCACTGATAAACCTTTTTGCACTCTTTAAGTCAACAGAAAGTAAACAACATGAAATATAAAGTCCCAATCTCATTTTGCCGCTAACTGCTAGCGCTGTTTTTAGCATTGTACCGGAGCCTCTCTGTGGGAGGGGGCGGGTCATTTCTGACATGCCTTCACTTTGGGCCAATCACAAGAGAGTGTGAATGTTCTCAGTAGATGACCAATCGGAAACTGCCCGGCTGAGCAGAGGCAGACTGAGAGGAGAAGTCGACAGGCTCTTTCTGCAGAACCTGCAGAAGTTGTATTTCACCATAAGAACAAGTTAATGTTTGTAAGTGGGCCGccataaaaaacattatatccCCCCCTTTAAGGGAAAGCTCCGTGTCATTATAGTATGGAGAGTAAAGTGTTGTCCCATTCCTGTTCAAGCCCTTGCAGCTCACAGTAAAACACTTCACAGGTGATGTCAGCAGAGTCCACGAGGGGATCAGGGCTTAAGGGTTTGGAGGAACAATGGCATCGGGCCCCGGTTTTCAGGGTGACCCCCTCATGATATATGAGGCATGAGAAGGGACTGGGTAAGAATTAAAGTCTCCCTGTGTGCATTCTGTGCATAAATGTGGACAAAATTTATAGTTGTGGACTATGTCAGTTCCCAGGCTGCAGACGGAGGTCACACCTGTTAGTTCGGGGTCACGCGGTCTCACGCGGAGCAACACATTGACCGCCGGGCACACGGTGAATCCTCTCTGCTTGTTTCTCCTCATCGTCACATACTCTCAGAGACGACGAGAGACACAAATAAACTTGTGCATGGCGGCGAGACCGTCACTAGGACAGGCACGTCCTCTGAGGGTCGGTCGACTTGTCAGCCAGCTGTGTTGCTTGTCCGCCTTCCAGCGGAGGTGAAGGGACATCATTGTCTCTATTCTCATGGCAACAGAGGCGGATCAGGTTACCTTTGTGGGGAGAATAAAGGCAATGACATTTGCAGTGGACCGACCACGTGTTGTTATGTCCACTCACCACCGCTTTATTAGGTACGCCAGTTCAGCTgcttgctcacacacacactgagtgtcaGAATGAGGACGAGAAGCGACTTTGAATGCGGCACCAGACTGGCTTGTGTGAATATTGCAGAAACGGCAGATCtcctgggattttcatgcacaaccatctctagagtttacagagaaaatatccagtgagtggcaGATCTCTGGGTGAAAAAACCTGCTGCTACGAAGACCATATCTGACTAAGTGTTGGAAGCTTTTACATCTGTTAATTTCATGAGACTCTTATTACTTCAAAAGAAAcgcgtttgtgtgtatttgtatgaaaGCAGTAGTCTGTGATATTTCGACTGAGGATGTCACTTTCCTGGAGCAGACTGGAAAGCGTTAACGGGGCTAAATCGTGCTTCTTTTCAGCATGTCTCCACTGTCTGCCTCTTTGTTTCCCAGCTTTTTGTCTCCCTTTCACCGTCTGCTGTCTTcccttttgacattttctgtgacTACCGAATTATCTCAAAAATGAACTCCTAATAAGTTATTTATCAAGATCCTTTGACATCTCTCtcattaagcaaaaaaaaaaaaatctccttctTCAATCAAAACAGctgtctgtgtttcagtccaaAACACATTATGACACATCGGCAGTAACAATATTACCGCTCATGTCAAAGTGGGACCTCATTGTCTTCCAAAGTCATTTTAGCGCCACAGATATATTTTATTCTGCTCGCGTACAAAGGTTTTGTTTGGAACAGAAAATGATCGTCTTGtggtttttctctctttctctgcatctGACTGCAGAGTTTGTCACTTTAATCTTCATGATTAATCCATATTGAGTTGATTTTAGTCATTCAAGGTGGCGAGGACTACTGTGAACTCATATCTGTgtcccatttatttatttactcctTCCTGGtctctggagtgtgtgtgtgtgtgccttgtattccttatgttgtggggacctaaatctgctTATCTGTAATCTTTATCTTCCTTATGGGGAAGTCCCCTAATGTAAaagactacattttaaggtgaagagatgttttaaagttaggggtagggttaagcgggtagtaattatggttaagggttAGAGTAAAATGTCTCCAGGAAATAAATCTAAGCCAATAGGGTGTGTGATTTAGAGAGAACGAGGTGATGGACATTAGGGTTGAATTGACACTTTGTGATATAAGTCTATATCAATAGTTATTATagtaataaatattatattataataataataataattaaataaaaagccCTTTTTCATTAGTAGAAAATGACAAACTCTTGTGTTTGTATGCATGTTAACCCTCATAAATGACAACAAAGCCAtgggataataataatattctaaagGAAAACAATAGGTTCCTTGCACTTCATGACAGGAGCCATTTCAGCCCCAGGCTTTTTCGTGCTTCGGCCCTAATATAATTAGAATAATTAGACTGCAATGGGGAAACGTTTAgtcaattaaaatgaatatagaGTTCAGATTTTTCCTTTTATATGATGGGATAACTGTCAAATAACTTCTGTAACAGCTGAAATAAAAGATATTTTCTCCTGTGGAGGGCGGCATTGTTGTACAGGCTGGAGGAAAGGattagaagcagaagaagaatggATATCCGTCTGTCTGACTCTTCATCGTGTGCTGTGCCGACTTTGacgttagtaaaaaaaaaaaacgaggcaCACATTGAACGGGTACTGCACTAGTCAGTGGaatctgtgacatcactgaatTCTGGAAACATCAGCTATGAAGTTGGGAATCAAAGACATCACAGACATTTCCTGTTTGGATTTTAAAGGACACATGAATTAACTGCTTATTTTGGTCTCAAAACATTAAAGCACATTCTGTCTCAGTCACAACACGCATGAACGACAAATGTGAGGAGCTGCGGCAGGAAAACGAGCTGCTAAAACACAATCTTTAACAAGTGCAAGCCCTGCTGGAGAAGACGATGGAAGGCGAGGTCAAGGATTATGAATTTGTAAGTTCCACCACGTTGGAGTCGAAGCATCTGCATCGACAGATAATTGGCCAACGGCAAAATAAAATTCAGGAGCTTGCATCGTCGCTGAAACAGATGAACGTCAACGCCGGCCTCACGGCCCACGCCTTCAAGTTGAGCGAGGTTATGCTGAAACCGCGGGTCGACTCAGGAAACCCCAAGACGCTAAACAGACATCTGAAGTTTGAGGatatgaaaaatgttgaaatccAACTCCTTGAAGAGAAAGCGGAGACGCAGGTGGACAAGTCCTGCCAGACCACAGGAGAGCAGCGCAGCAACCAGGAGAAGACCGAGAAGATGTGTATGGATTTGAAAAACATCGCCTCAGACGCAGTGAAAGCAGCCAATGCCTTCAAAGAGACAAACGACCGTTTGAAGAATCAAAATCAGGAGCTCAATTTTTTGCTGCTCAAGGAGATGAGTTTGACCGCCGAGCTCCAGGCTCAGGTCTCGGAGATGCACAGGGCCCTGCTGAAACTGCAGACCGACTCTGGAAAATGTCAGGAAAACCACGAGGTTGTTAGCAGACGCCAGATGTTCGAGACGGAGAAGAATGTTGACCTCCGTGCAGAGACATCAGAGAAGCAGGAGGATGAGGTTGTCAAGAGCGCGGGAGGACGGAGCGACAAGCGAGACGAGAAGAAAACTGCAGCTCCGGGTGCAACGCAGAAGACGCACAAACGCAGGATTGACCACCTGCAAAAGGAAATCCAGGACATCCACTCTTTTTTAAGACAGAAGGGTGTCAGTGGTGGGCTTGTtcagaagcagaggaagaggcCTTCACAATGGAGAAGGTTCCTTGGCTTCTTcaaaaaatacaagaaattaGATGCATGTTAACGGTCAGCTGAAAGCTGA of Solea solea chromosome 16, fSolSol10.1, whole genome shotgun sequence contains these proteins:
- the dhx58 gene encoding probable ATP-dependent RNA helicase DHX58, coding for MADFGLYNYQEEVVERALQGENIIIWLPTGGGKTRAAVYVAKKHLENTPQAKVVVLANKVHLVEQHYTKEFKPHLGHDYTLVPVSGESEVKDFFGKVVQESDVVICTAQILYNAMISEEEHKHIELSDITLLIVDECHHTHKESVYNTIMRCYVEKKLKGEGPLPQILGLTASPGTGGAKSRVKAVDHVLQICANLDSAIVSTKNCVPELKKKVPRPIKTFDIVESRPEDPFGDRLKQMMQMVHEYMNLPPDIVLRETGTQEYEADVVVLEQRGVREDNRLLAQCALHLRQYNDALLINDTLRMVDAYESLEQFYVIKSTKVIDPTDDFLVQLFFENQVHLRKLSKDPRYENPKMAKLESVLLKQFRPGVQARGILFSKTRKSTHCLDDWVGTNRALQEAGVKADILTGAGNGSTYMTQREQLDTIKQFRQGSLNLLISTTVGEEGIDIPECNLVVRYGLLTNEIAQQQARGRARAADSQYSVVALKGGREERREITNEHLEELTAEAIAQVQVMSIQRFRSKIAEIQEEAVLKRRMAERCKIIKKSRHAAASVQLLCRNCFKSVASGSDIQLIDNAHYVNVNPDFEKHYKVGGQVRLAKKFQDWEPGRIISCNNGNCNKDWGFEIKYKEVALLPNLAINNFALETPDGRMTAKKWKNVQFTVEDFSFQQYCQENFPDLID